The Gloeobacter morelensis MG652769 genome contains the following window.
TAAATTGTAGTGAGCTTCTCGAAGGCGTTGAGAATGATTGCGATATATTTCAGCAGTCAGGCTCTAAAATGGCAGCCGCTTCGTCAGGTTGGCGTGGTTCTGGGCGCGCAGGTATTCGACGAAGCTGAGCAGTTCCTCGTCACTCAGTTCATTGCGGCTGCGCTTGCCGTAGGTCTGTACCAGATGGCTGCGGCCGGCTTTGGCGTCCATGTCGATGGCCGACATCAAGCTCAAGCTCTCAGTCATCAGTGCGTCGCGGTCGAACGGTTCGCCCGCCGCCTCCGGGGGTTCCTCCTCGAAAGGGGCGGCCGGTTCGATGTCCGGTTCCGGGTAGAGCGGGCCGCTGTTGTCGAACAGTCCCGGCCGCGCGGGCTGGGGGGCGGCGGCCGCCTGCGGGGCGGGAGCCGGGGGAGCGGGCGGCGGTACGACCGCGAGCAGCCGGCCCGACTCCAGACCGGCGAAGGCGCAGGCGCGCAAAATCGCCTGCTCCTCGGCGCGGCCGACGTCCGCGGTATTTTCGCAAGGGGCGTGGGCGGTAAATTCCTGCTCCGCGAGCACTAAGGTCGCCCGCACCACCAACCCGTCACCCAGGGCCGCAACTTCGGTGCGCAGGGCGCGCAGATCCGATTGGCGTGCTTTTTCCAAAACTGTCTTTAGTGCTGCGTCCATATAATGATCCCGACTTCGCGCTAGCCGTAGTTTAGAGCACCGGCCGTTAGGAAAGCCAGCGGGTGAGCAGATTGCCCACCTGATCGAGCGGCGAAAGCGCGGGCAGATCCGCCCGGCGCACCTCGACAAGCACGCGCTTGCCCAAAGGCGTCAGCCGAAAGCGATCGGTGATGCCCTGGCCGTCCACTTCGCGGCGCACCACCCCGACTCGAAAAAGCCACATCAGTTCGTCCTCGGCGGCACCCTCAGAAAGGGGCTGCCGGGTCAGGCCACCTGCATGGGCGCGCTCACCGGCGAACTCGGCCACCGCGAGGCTGCGCTTGGCCATCGAAGCAAGCCCCGCCGCTGCAATCGCCCCAAGGCGCATCGCCCGCACCGCCCGTTCGACTGTCTGAAGGTCGAGATCCACGCAATCGCTCTCCTGACTCGTCCGTTTTGCCGAATCTTTGTTAGTGTAAAGTTATGTTAACCACAGCGATTATAGCAGTGTTGTTGTTGGGGTGGGCTATCCACCTGGTCGAGCGGGGCTGGCGGCAGCGGGAGGAGGACCTGGTGCTTGCGGGTGGCCTGGTCGTCCTGACTGCCGGAGCCGTATTGCTGGTTTACTCGTTAATCTCGCGTTTGTTCAGCCTCTAGTCGGGCACCGAGCGAGTACCCGGCATTGGGAATGCACAACTTCTGTCGACTAAGCAAAAATTCCTACTGAATCTTAAGGTTTGTTGCGCAGCCTATGGTATAGTGAAGCCGAAAACCTGTTTTCGCAGCCGATCTGGTTCAGCGGGGGAAGATGTTGAGCGAATCGCCGGCCGAGGGATCCCAACCGACAACGGTGGGTGATTCCATGGCAGACTACCACGCGCTGAGGCGGCGGATCTATCTGACAGTTGTCGTCATTGCTGCTTTTGCGTTCGTGGTGGTCGGTTTCGCTTATTCATTGAATACGGCTTTAAGTTACCTTCTGGGTGCGGGCGGTGGCCTACTATACTTTCGGATGCTCGATCGCAGCATCCAGGGTATTGGCGAGGGCAACCGCCGTCTAGGAGGGCCGGCGCGCGTCGGACTTTTCGCCGTCCTGATGGTGATGGCAATCAAGTCCGGATCACTCGAGATTCTGCCGACTTTCTTTGGTTTTTTGACCATCAAGGCGGCGATCCTCGTCGACACTTTGCGGACGCTGTTCGGTGACGTTTAGACGGGTTGGCACTTGGAGGACGGTTGGATGGAGTTAGCGTTGGCAACCTTGGGCAATCAGCCTCTCATCGCGGCGGTGGAAGTCGGCAAGCATCTGACCTGGCAACTCGGTCCGCTCAGCGTACATGGCCAGACGATGATCACCACCTGGGTGGTCATGCTCCTGCTTATCGGGCTGACCTTCATCGGCACCCGCAAGCTGCAGAGGGTGCCCTCCGGTCTGCAAAACTTTCTGGAGTACGCCTACGACTTGCTCGCCAGTATCGCCCGCAACCAGATAGGTGAGAAGCAGTACCGCTCCTGGGTGCCGCTTATCGGAACGATTTTTCTGTTCGTGTTGTTTGCCAACTGGCTCGGTCAGTTGCCCCTGCGGCTTTTTCACATCCCAGAAGGCGAGTTGGCTTCGCCGACCAACGACATCAACACGACTGTGGCACTGTCCCTGATCGCGCTGGTTTCCTATATCTACGCAGGCCTGCGCAAATCGGGATTCGGCTATTTCAAGCATTACTTCGAATCGCCGATTTTGGCGGCGGTGTGGGTGCTCGAATTTTTTACCCGCCCTCTGTCGCTGAGCATTCGACTTTTCGGCAACATTCTGGCTGAAGAGTTGGTAGTGGCGGTATTGATTTTGCTGGTACCGATTCTGGTGCCTGTGCCCCTGATGATCCTGTTTTTGTTGACAGGAGCGATTCAGGCGCTGGTGTTTTCGACGCTCACCGCGTCCTATGTCGGTGAAGCGGTCGAGGACCACGACGACCACCATTAGTCCGACGGTGGTCTCACATACACAATGGACGTTTTACTAGGAGTGTCGCAATGAACGATATTACTGCTGCTGCTTCGGTGATCGCTGCCGCCCTCGCGGTCGGCCTGGCGGCCATCGGTCCCGGCATCGGCCAGGGCAACGCCGCGAGCAAAGCCGCCGAAGGCATCGCCCGTCAACCCGAAGCCGAAGGCAAGATCCGCGGCACGCTGCTGCTGTCGCTCGCCTTCATGGAATCGCTGACCATTTACGGTCTGCTCGTATCGATCGTGCTGTTGTTCGCCAACCCGTTCCGGGGCTAAGCCGCTGGCGGAGGGGTTGATCGTGGATATGCTGTTTGACCCGGGTTGGGCCGCTCACCTGCTGCTTTTGGCGGCTGAGGAAGCGGCGGCGGTAGAAGCCGAATCGGGCGGACTGTTCGATTTCGGCGGCACGCTGGTGCTGCAGATTGTCAACTTTCTGCTACTGATGACCATCTTGAGCGCGGTTTTCTATGGGCCGATCTCGCGGGTGATCGAGGAGCGCAGCGAGTACATCCGCTCGAACGCCGGCAGTGCCCAGCGCCGCTTCGACGAGGCCAAGGCCCTCGCCGATCAGTACGAGCAGGAGCTGCGCATCACCCGTCTGGAGGCGCAGCAGGTGATCGCAGCGGCGGAAGCCGAGGCGCAGAAGATCCGCGCCCAGCAGCTTGCCGAAGCCCAAAGAGAAGCCCAGGAGCGCATCGCGCAGGCCCAGGCCGACCTAGACAGGCAGAAGCAGGCGGCTTTGGCCAGCCTGTCGGGCGAGGTGGAGGCGATCAGCCGCACCCTCAGCGAGAAGTTGTTGAGCGATTCGGGCAGGAGGTTCTGATGGATTGGATGCCGCTGTTTCTGGCTGCCGGGGAGGCCGAAAGTCGCGGGTTCAGCCTCAATCTGAACCTGCTTGAGACGAACATCATCAACATCGCCATTGTGCTTGGGTTGCTCATCTTTCTGGCGCGCGGCTACTTCAGCCGGGTGTTGGGCGAGCGAAAGAGCGAAATTGAAAGCAGCATCCGCGAGGTCGAAAACCGGGGCCGTCAGGCGGAGCAGGAACTGGCCACCGCCCGCCAGAATCTCTCCCAGGCCCAGGTTCAGGCCCAGCAGATTCTTGCTTCTGCCCGCACCAACGCCGAGCGGGTGCGCGCCCAGGTTCTCGATCAAGCCCAGATCGATATCGCCCGGGTGCGCGAGACAGTCGATCAAGACCTGCGCAATGAGCAGCAGCGTATCCTCACCCAGGTGCGTCTCAAAGTGGTAGGCGACGCCCTGGACCGCCTGCGCGAGCGCCTGCCCGGCGAACTCGACGAGGCCACCCAGCGCCGCCTGCTCGATCGCAGCATTCAATTACTGGACTAGACCATGCAGCAAGGCAAAGACAGCGAACAGATAGCCCAGCGCTACGCCGAGGCGCTCAAAGAACTCGCCCTTAGCGAGACGGGTCTTCTGGAGCAATTCGGCAGCGACACCGGCGGAATGCTCCAGGTGATGGAGGAATCTCCCGATTTTGAGCGCTTCCTGGCGGTGCCCATCATTGCGATGGCGGACAAGAAGCGCCTGCTGGTCGAAGCCTTCGGCGGCAAGGTGCACCCCTACATGCTCAACTTTTTGCAGTTGATGGTCGACCGGCGGCGGATTGCACTTTTGCGCCCCGTCTGCGCGAGCTACCAGCGCATTTTGCGCGAGCTGCAACAGACGACCCTGGCGGAGGTGATTTCGGCGGTGCCCATCAGCGAGGAGCAGGCAAGCGCCCTCATCGAGCGCATCCGCCGACGCACCGCCGCGGTGCGCGTCGAGTTGCGCCGACGCGTCGATCCGGATCTTTTGGGCGGCATGATCATCAAGATTGGCGACGAAGTGATCGACGCCAGTCTGCGCGGCCAGCTGCGCAAGCTCACCTTGCAGCTCACGCTTTCTTGAAAATCGAGAGGTAGCCATGTTCACGATTCGCCCCGATGAAATCAGCTCCGTCATCCGCGATCAAATCCAGAAGTACAACACTGAACTGCAGGTGACCAACGTCGGCACGGTGCTGCAGGTTGGCGACGGCATCGCCCGCGTCTACGGTCTTGAAAAGTGCATGGCCTCCGAACTGCTCGAATTCGAGGACGGCACGATCGGCATCGCCCTCAACCTCGAAGAGGACAACGTCGGCGCGGTGCTGATGGGTGCAGGCCGCACGATCGAAGAAGGTTCCACCGTGCGCGCCACTGGCCGCATCGCTTCGATTCCGGTGGGGCCGGCCTTCTTGGGCCGGGTCGTCAATGCCCTGGCGATTCCCGTCGACGGCAAGGGCGACATCGTCGGCAGCGAAACCCGCCTGCTCGAATCGCCCGCCCCCGGCATCATTAAGCGCAAATCGGTCTACGAGCCTTTGGCAACGGGCATCACCGCCATCGACGCGATGATTCCGATTGGCCGTGGCCAGCGCGAGCTGATCATCGGCGACCGCCAGACCGGCAAGACGACGATCGCCATCGACACCATCCTCAACCAGAAGGGCAAGGGCGTCGTTTGCGTCTACGTCGCCATCGGCCAAAAAGCTTCTACCGTGGCCCAGATCGTCGAGGTATTGCGCTCGCGCGGCGCTCTCGAGTACACGATCATCGTCGCCGCCAACGCCAACGAGCCTGCCGCCCTGCAGTATCTGGCGCCCTACACCGGCTGCACCCTGGGCGAGTACGTCATGTACACCGGCCTCACCCTGCCGGGCTCGGATAAAAAGGTCAATGCCGCCCTGCTGGTGTACGACGATCTCTCCAAGCAGGCGGTGGCCTACCGCCAGATGTCGCTGCTGCTGCGCCGTCCGCCGGGCCGCGAAGCTTACCCGGGCGACGTGTTCTACTTGCACTCGCGCTTGCTTGAGCGGGCCGCCAAACTGAGTCCCGATCTGGGCGAAGGTTCGCTCACCGCCCTACCCGTCATCGAGACCCAGGCGGGCGACGTCTCGGCCTACATCCCCACCAACGTCATCTCGATTACCGACGGCCAGATCTTTCTCGATTCGGGTCTGTTCAACTCGGGACTGCGCCCTGCCATCGACGCGGGCATCTCGGTCTCGCGGGTGGGCGGGGCTGCCCAGACCAAGGCGATGAAAAAAGTAGCCGGTAAACTGCGCCTCGATCTGGCCCAGTTCAGCGAACTGGAGGCCTTTTCGCAGTTTGCCTCCGACCTCGACAAGGCCACCCAGGCCCAGCTTGCCCGCGGTCTGCGCCTGCGCGAAATCCTCAAGCAGCCGCAGTACTCGCCCCTGTCGGTGGCCCAGCAGGTGGCGATCATCTATGCCGCCACCAACGGCTACCTCGACGACATCGACGTCAAAGGCATCCAGCCTTTCAAGCAGCAGTTCCTCAACTATCTCGATTCCAGCGTGTCCGAGTACGGCCAGGAAATCGAAGCCACCAAAGCGCTCACCGACAAAGCGGTGGACCTGCTCAAAAAGGCGCTCAACGACTTTAAGGCGACCGTCAAGAAGTAGTGGCAGATTTCGTTCAACCTCAAAGGGCGCGCGCTTCGGCTGCGCGCCCTTTTTCTTCGGGCCGATTGTGCGCGGGGATCAACAAAAGGTATGGTTCCGCGCACTACCGGCGCTCGCTCAAGGGCATGTCGCCTATGTCCTTGGGATGTTCTCCTCCGCAAGTCGGATGCTGACGCTGCTGAATGCGCCGGGATGGGCGACGAACCTAGATAGCCCGTTTTGGCTGCACTTTTAACCGGCAAGAAAGCGCTCAACCCGTTCGGCGCTCTGTTGTTCAAGGGCCCGCCATCCTGCCGCTTCATCGAGCCAGTGAATGTCGGGTTCAGCGCGAAACCAGGTCATCTGGCGCTTGGCGAACTGGCGGGTGTGGACGACAACCTGGCGGATCGCCTCCGCCAGATCCCATTGGCCGTCCAGGTAGGCGCCCAGTTCGGCGTAACCGAGGGTACCCAGAAGCGGCAAATCGGGGCCGTATTTGGTGCGTAGATACTCGACTTCCGCGAGCCAGCCCGCGTCGATCATCCGGTGGGTGCGCTGCTCGATGCGGCGCACCAGCGCTTCCCGGCTACTGCCCACCCCCAGGACGAGGAGCGAAAAGTCCCGCGCCCGCAGGTGGCGCTGGGCACTGGATGGTTGGCCGGTTGTCAGGCACACTTCGAGGGCGCGCTCGATGCGCACCCGGTCGTTGGGGTGGACGCGCCCGGCGGATTCGGGATCGCGCTGTTGCAGTTGCCCGTAAAGCGCGTCCAGCGGTTCGGCCGCCAGCCGGGCGCGCAGAGCCGGGTCGGGGGGGACGGCGGGCGGTTCGAGTCCGCCCGATACCGCGCGCAGGTACAGACCACTGCCCCCCACCAGGAGGGTGGGTTTGCCTTGCCGGGTCAGCCGGTCCATCTCCGCATCGGCCAGCTCCCGGTAGCGCGCCACGTTGAAATGTTCCGTGGGCCAGGCGACATCGATGAGGCGGTGCTCGACGCAGGCTTGCTCCTCCCGGGTCGGCTTGGCGGTGCCGATATCAAATTCGCGATAGACCTGCCGGGAATCGGCACTCAGCACCGGTACCCCGAGGCGCTGGGCCAGATGCATTCCCAGGTGGCTTTTGCCGGCGGCGGTGGGGCCGCAGACGACGATGATTTTTTTCACCAACTGTCAAAAAAGCTCGGTCCTTTAAAAAAGCGCTCCACCGCCTGCAGAGGAGCCATTCGCTCGTTGAAGGCGGCCAGTTCTTTGG
Protein-coding sequences here:
- a CDS encoding Npun_F0494 family protein, whose amino-acid sequence is MDLDLQTVERAVRAMRLGAIAAAGLASMAKRSLAVAEFAGERAHAGGLTRQPLSEGAAEDELMWLFRVGVVRREVDGQGITDRFRLTPLGKRVLVEVRRADLPALSPLDQVGNLLTRWLS
- a CDS encoding ATP synthase subunit I, yielding MADYHALRRRIYLTVVVIAAFAFVVVGFAYSLNTALSYLLGAGGGLLYFRMLDRSIQGIGEGNRRLGGPARVGLFAVLMVMAIKSGSLEILPTFFGFLTIKAAILVDTLRTLFGDV
- the atpB gene encoding F0F1 ATP synthase subunit A, with protein sequence MELALATLGNQPLIAAVEVGKHLTWQLGPLSVHGQTMITTWVVMLLLIGLTFIGTRKLQRVPSGLQNFLEYAYDLLASIARNQIGEKQYRSWVPLIGTIFLFVLFANWLGQLPLRLFHIPEGELASPTNDINTTVALSLIALVSYIYAGLRKSGFGYFKHYFESPILAAVWVLEFFTRPLSLSIRLFGNILAEELVVAVLILLVPILVPVPLMILFLLTGAIQALVFSTLTASYVGEAVEDHDDHH
- the atpE gene encoding ATP synthase F0 subunit C, with the translated sequence MNDITAAASVIAAALAVGLAAIGPGIGQGNAASKAAEGIARQPEAEGKIRGTLLLSLAFMESLTIYGLLVSIVLLFANPFRG
- a CDS encoding F0F1 ATP synthase subunit B' produces the protein MLFDPGWAAHLLLLAAEEAAAVEAESGGLFDFGGTLVLQIVNFLLLMTILSAVFYGPISRVIEERSEYIRSNAGSAQRRFDEAKALADQYEQELRITRLEAQQVIAAAEAEAQKIRAQQLAEAQREAQERIAQAQADLDRQKQAALASLSGEVEAISRTLSEKLLSDSGRRF
- a CDS encoding F0F1 ATP synthase subunit B, translating into MDWMPLFLAAGEAESRGFSLNLNLLETNIINIAIVLGLLIFLARGYFSRVLGERKSEIESSIREVENRGRQAEQELATARQNLSQAQVQAQQILASARTNAERVRAQVLDQAQIDIARVRETVDQDLRNEQQRILTQVRLKVVGDALDRLRERLPGELDEATQRRLLDRSIQLLD
- the atpH gene encoding ATP synthase F1 subunit delta, whose amino-acid sequence is MQQGKDSEQIAQRYAEALKELALSETGLLEQFGSDTGGMLQVMEESPDFERFLAVPIIAMADKKRLLVEAFGGKVHPYMLNFLQLMVDRRRIALLRPVCASYQRILRELQQTTLAEVISAVPISEEQASALIERIRRRTAAVRVELRRRVDPDLLGGMIIKIGDEVIDASLRGQLRKLTLQLTLS
- the atpA gene encoding F0F1 ATP synthase subunit alpha, which gives rise to MFTIRPDEISSVIRDQIQKYNTELQVTNVGTVLQVGDGIARVYGLEKCMASELLEFEDGTIGIALNLEEDNVGAVLMGAGRTIEEGSTVRATGRIASIPVGPAFLGRVVNALAIPVDGKGDIVGSETRLLESPAPGIIKRKSVYEPLATGITAIDAMIPIGRGQRELIIGDRQTGKTTIAIDTILNQKGKGVVCVYVAIGQKASTVAQIVEVLRSRGALEYTIIVAANANEPAALQYLAPYTGCTLGEYVMYTGLTLPGSDKKVNAALLVYDDLSKQAVAYRQMSLLLRRPPGREAYPGDVFYLHSRLLERAAKLSPDLGEGSLTALPVIETQAGDVSAYIPTNVISITDGQIFLDSGLFNSGLRPAIDAGISVSRVGGAAQTKAMKKVAGKLRLDLAQFSELEAFSQFASDLDKATQAQLARGLRLREILKQPQYSPLSVAQQVAIIYAATNGYLDDIDVKGIQPFKQQFLNYLDSSVSEYGQEIEATKALTDKAVDLLKKALNDFKATVKK
- the miaA gene encoding tRNA (adenosine(37)-N6)-dimethylallyltransferase MiaA, which encodes MKKIIVVCGPTAAGKSHLGMHLAQRLGVPVLSADSRQVYREFDIGTAKPTREEQACVEHRLIDVAWPTEHFNVARYRELADAEMDRLTRQGKPTLLVGGSGLYLRAVSGGLEPPAVPPDPALRARLAAEPLDALYGQLQQRDPESAGRVHPNDRVRIERALEVCLTTGQPSSAQRHLRARDFSLLVLGVGSSREALVRRIEQRTHRMIDAGWLAEVEYLRTKYGPDLPLLGTLGYAELGAYLDGQWDLAEAIRQVVVHTRQFAKRQMTWFRAEPDIHWLDEAAGWRALEQQSAERVERFLAG